The Streptomyces sp. NBC_01268 genome window below encodes:
- a CDS encoding tail fiber domain-containing protein: MRWTLARIWTPALVRRRLRQGASAAGLASGAVSGAVRGSDPVNGYQVLEQVVRLPVSTWRYHWDPPHVRHLGPMAQDWWKAFGVGENDRTICCTDANGVAVVAIQALHRELAELRDEVAALRAQSDPAHDPGGPGAAGSG, translated from the coding sequence TTGAGGTGGACCCTGGCCAGGATCTGGACGCCGGCCCTGGTCAGGAGGCGTCTTCGGCAGGGTGCCTCCGCGGCCGGGCTGGCGTCGGGGGCCGTGTCGGGGGCGGTGCGCGGCAGCGATCCGGTCAACGGATACCAGGTGCTGGAGCAGGTGGTGCGCCTGCCGGTCAGCACGTGGCGGTATCACTGGGACCCTCCGCACGTCCGCCACCTGGGCCCCATGGCGCAGGACTGGTGGAAGGCGTTCGGGGTGGGTGAGAACGACAGGACGATCTGCTGCACCGACGCCAACGGGGTGGCCGTCGTCGCGATTCAGGCCCTGCACCGGGAACTGGCCGAGCTACGAGACGAAGTCGCGGCCCTGCGAGCCCAGAGCGACCCGGCGCACGACCCCGGTGGGCCCGGAGCGGCCGGCTCAGGATGA